Proteins found in one Aethina tumida isolate Nest 87 chromosome 1, icAetTumi1.1, whole genome shotgun sequence genomic segment:
- the LOC109598088 gene encoding mitochondrial folate transporter/carrier isoform X1, translating to MSAVKVQDVDVYHIESNNNSQYNLTTTMKNPSVSSTYNNALSVLSHVKYEHLIAGISGGAISTLILHPLDLMKIRFAVNDGRTALPQYSSLTSAFYTIVKQEGVKGLYRGVTPNVWGSGSSWGFYFLFYNSIKNWIQAGDSQYPLGPSLHMLAASEAGVLTLLVTNPIWVVKTRLCLQYGTNTVPSSQWYNGVGDALVKIYKTEGFRGYYRGFVPGIFGVTHGALQFMTYEEMKAFYNQYRKLPHDSKLTTGEYLSFAAISKLIAAAATYPYQVLRTRLQDQHHDYKGTWDCIKKTWKYERMRGFYKGLAPYLLHVTPNICLVMLIYEKFTNK from the exons atgtcTGCAGTGAAAGTACAGGATGTCGATGTATACCACATTGAGTCAAACAATAATAGCCAGTACAATTTAACAACCACCATGAAAAATCCGTCAGTGAGTTCCACTTACAATAACGCGCTGTCCGTTCTCAGTCACGTTAAGTATGAACATCTGATCGCCGGAATCTCAGGTGGGGCCATATCCACCCTCATCCTGCATCCGCTGGACTTGATGAAAATCCGATTCGCAG TTAACGATGGACGAACGGCTCTACCTCAGTACAGTAGCTTAACAAGCGCATTTTATACAATCGTCAAACAGGAAGGTGTTAAAGGACTGTATCGAGGGGTCACCCCCAATGTTTGGGGGTCCGGCAGCTCATGGGGTTTCTACTTCTTGTT CTATAACtccataaaaaattggattCAGGCAGGCGACAGCCAGTATCCGCTGGGGCCGTCCCTTCACATGTTGGCGGCATCGGAGGCCGGCGTGCTCACGTTACTGGTGACCAATCCCATCTGGGTGGTAAAGACGAGGCTGTGCCTGCAATACGGAACGAACACAGTGCCCAGCAGTCAATGGTACAACGGCGTCGGCGACGCCCtagtgaaaatttataaaactgaagGCTTCCGGGGTTACTATCGG GGTTTCGTTCCTGGTATATTTGGTGTGACGCATGGGGCACTCCAATTCATGACTTACGAGGAAATGAAGGCATTCTATAACCAATACAGGAAGCTGCCGCACGATAGTAAATTG ACAACGGGGGAGTATTTGAGTTTCGCCGCGATCTCGAAGTTAATAGCGGCCGCCGCCACATACCCATACCAAGTCCTGCGTACGAGGTTGCAGGATCAACATCACGATTACAAGGGCACCTGGGACTGCATCAAAAAGACATGGAAATACGAGAGGATGCGGGGTTTTTACAAGGGCCTGGCACCGTATTTGTTACATGTTACTCCTAATATTTGTCTAGTCATgcttatttatgaaaaatttactaaCAAATAA
- the LOC109598088 gene encoding mitochondrial folate transporter/carrier isoform X2 has translation MKNPSVSSTYNNALSVLSHVKYEHLIAGISGGAISTLILHPLDLMKIRFAVNDGRTALPQYSSLTSAFYTIVKQEGVKGLYRGVTPNVWGSGSSWGFYFLFYNSIKNWIQAGDSQYPLGPSLHMLAASEAGVLTLLVTNPIWVVKTRLCLQYGTNTVPSSQWYNGVGDALVKIYKTEGFRGYYRGFVPGIFGVTHGALQFMTYEEMKAFYNQYRKLPHDSKLTTGEYLSFAAISKLIAAAATYPYQVLRTRLQDQHHDYKGTWDCIKKTWKYERMRGFYKGLAPYLLHVTPNICLVMLIYEKFTNK, from the exons ATGAAAAATCCGTCAGTGAGTTCCACTTACAATAACGCGCTGTCCGTTCTCAGTCACGTTAAGTATGAACATCTGATCGCCGGAATCTCAGGTGGGGCCATATCCACCCTCATCCTGCATCCGCTGGACTTGATGAAAATCCGATTCGCAG TTAACGATGGACGAACGGCTCTACCTCAGTACAGTAGCTTAACAAGCGCATTTTATACAATCGTCAAACAGGAAGGTGTTAAAGGACTGTATCGAGGGGTCACCCCCAATGTTTGGGGGTCCGGCAGCTCATGGGGTTTCTACTTCTTGTT CTATAACtccataaaaaattggattCAGGCAGGCGACAGCCAGTATCCGCTGGGGCCGTCCCTTCACATGTTGGCGGCATCGGAGGCCGGCGTGCTCACGTTACTGGTGACCAATCCCATCTGGGTGGTAAAGACGAGGCTGTGCCTGCAATACGGAACGAACACAGTGCCCAGCAGTCAATGGTACAACGGCGTCGGCGACGCCCtagtgaaaatttataaaactgaagGCTTCCGGGGTTACTATCGG GGTTTCGTTCCTGGTATATTTGGTGTGACGCATGGGGCACTCCAATTCATGACTTACGAGGAAATGAAGGCATTCTATAACCAATACAGGAAGCTGCCGCACGATAGTAAATTG ACAACGGGGGAGTATTTGAGTTTCGCCGCGATCTCGAAGTTAATAGCGGCCGCCGCCACATACCCATACCAAGTCCTGCGTACGAGGTTGCAGGATCAACATCACGATTACAAGGGCACCTGGGACTGCATCAAAAAGACATGGAAATACGAGAGGATGCGGGGTTTTTACAAGGGCCTGGCACCGTATTTGTTACATGTTACTCCTAATATTTGTCTAGTCATgcttatttatgaaaaatttactaaCAAATAA